A DNA window from Rossellomorea marisflavi contains the following coding sequences:
- a CDS encoding histidine phosphatase family protein produces MVKLYITRHGETQWNREKRMQGWKDSDLTPAGEEDARALAQVLKRVSFEAVYSSPIGRARKTAELLVDQAPIILEEDLREIGMGDWEGRTQEEVRAADPERFHTFWNKPHVYETETGETFNQVMDRVESFLKKVQVHQGTILVVTHSIFIKALLAYVKELPLDKLWSPPFIEATSLTVIEGAGGSMKLWWKEILRIKSKKIETFYRLNRIS; encoded by the coding sequence GTGGTGAAATTATATATTACAAGACATGGTGAAACGCAGTGGAATAGGGAGAAACGGATGCAGGGGTGGAAGGATTCGGATTTAACACCGGCAGGAGAAGAAGACGCCCGGGCCCTTGCGCAGGTATTGAAGCGGGTTTCCTTTGAGGCTGTATACTCAAGCCCGATCGGTCGGGCAAGGAAGACGGCAGAGCTGCTTGTGGACCAAGCCCCCATCATCCTCGAGGAAGATCTGAGGGAAATCGGGATGGGCGATTGGGAGGGAAGGACGCAGGAGGAAGTGAGGGCCGCCGATCCGGAACGCTTTCATACATTCTGGAACAAGCCCCATGTCTATGAGACCGAGACGGGAGAGACCTTCAATCAGGTTATGGACCGTGTGGAGTCTTTCTTGAAAAAGGTTCAGGTTCACCAGGGGACGATCCTTGTGGTGACCCATTCCATTTTCATCAAAGCCCTGCTGGCCTATGTAAAGGAACTCCCACTGGACAAACTGTGGTCGCCTCCCTTTATCGAAGCCACCAGCCTCACGGTCATTGAAGGGGCCGGGGGAAGTATGAAATTGTGGTGGAAGGAAATACTTCGCATAAAGAGTAAGAAAATTGAAACTTTTTACAGACTGAACCGTATAAGCTAG
- a CDS encoding helix-turn-helix domain-containing protein, with protein MKNKAELMMHPVRMKICQALMRNKVEGLTPLEMVKVIEDVPQATLYRHIQTLAHAGIIRVTREKKVKSVSEKYYVLNEEEATISKEEWKEASGEEKLLHFSRYQLMVSAQYEDYLKRIGDDEDKASFSMVEMKLSDAEYQQLQTEIGELVKKYYTGATQEKKDREPLRTIAITMIPDSPSH; from the coding sequence TTGAAAAATAAAGCCGAGTTGATGATGCATCCCGTCCGGATGAAAATATGCCAGGCTCTCATGAGGAACAAAGTAGAAGGCCTGACACCTTTAGAAATGGTCAAAGTGATTGAAGATGTCCCGCAGGCCACACTCTATCGCCACATCCAGACCCTTGCCCATGCAGGGATCATCCGTGTGACCCGTGAGAAAAAAGTAAAGTCTGTTTCTGAAAAATATTATGTATTGAACGAAGAGGAAGCCACCATTTCCAAAGAAGAATGGAAGGAAGCTTCAGGTGAGGAGAAGCTCCTCCACTTCTCACGGTATCAGCTGATGGTTTCAGCGCAATATGAAGATTACTTGAAACGAATTGGAGACGATGAGGACAAAGCCTCTTTCTCCATGGTTGAAATGAAATTGAGTGATGCCGAATACCAACAATTGCAGACGGAAATCGGGGAGCTCGTGAAGAAATACTACACCGGCGCTACACAAGAAAAAAAGGATAGGGAACCACTGAGAACCATCGCCATCACGATGATTCCCGATTCCCCATCCCACTAA
- a CDS encoding PLD nuclease N-terminal domain-containing protein produces the protein MNLHYGIDDLTFLDIEAMLPLILPIVIISLMLIVLALTDLYKNREFREHKRMWVLVIVFANTIGPVLYFVFGRKEGQRR, from the coding sequence ATGAACTTACATTACGGGATAGATGATTTAACATTTTTGGATATAGAGGCCATGTTGCCGCTTATCCTGCCGATTGTGATCATCAGTCTGATGCTGATCGTTTTGGCCTTAACAGATTTATATAAAAATCGGGAGTTCAGAGAGCATAAGCGTATGTGGGTGTTGGTCATCGTATTTGCGAATACCATTGGTCCTGTTCTTTACTTTGTTTTCGGTCGGAAAGAGGGTCAGAGAAGATGA
- a CDS encoding ABC transporter ATP-binding protein gives MKLEVKNVSKTYKGHVAVHPFTLMVDEGACTGLIGPNGAGKSTLMRLMTGMEEPEIGEILLNDKPISSMKKEIGYLPQYPAFYEWMTAREYLSFMGRLSGIAPFDLEHDTRELLSKVGLSNRSNDRIATFSGGMKQRLGIAQALLHKPSLVIMDEPVSALDPVGRREVLSILEEIKNQTTLIISTHILSDAEEICQRFVMMREGKKVEDAMLQDLLDRYSHPIIRLDAASIDRGWVDHVARLSFVDSVNVTGRSMSILLEDPVRDKGRLLQEALDHSVDIRKFELGRDSLEEIFIRMVTKP, from the coding sequence ATGAAGCTTGAAGTGAAAAATGTGAGTAAAACCTATAAAGGTCATGTGGCCGTCCACCCCTTCACCTTGATGGTGGATGAGGGGGCTTGCACAGGTCTGATCGGACCGAACGGGGCGGGGAAATCAACATTGATGCGATTGATGACGGGTATGGAGGAACCTGAGATCGGAGAGATTTTACTGAATGACAAGCCGATTTCCTCCATGAAAAAGGAAATCGGCTATCTCCCCCAGTATCCAGCCTTCTACGAATGGATGACGGCACGTGAATACTTGTCGTTCATGGGAAGGCTTTCCGGTATAGCTCCCTTTGACCTGGAACATGACACTCGTGAGCTTTTGAGTAAAGTTGGACTTTCCAATCGATCAAATGATCGCATCGCCACCTTTTCAGGTGGGATGAAACAACGACTTGGGATAGCCCAGGCACTCTTACATAAGCCCTCACTCGTCATTATGGATGAACCTGTATCAGCCCTTGATCCTGTCGGTAGAAGGGAAGTGCTCTCGATTCTGGAAGAGATCAAAAATCAGACGACCTTGATCATCTCCACTCATATTCTGAGTGACGCAGAGGAAATCTGTCAGCGCTTCGTCATGATGAGGGAAGGGAAAAAGGTTGAAGATGCCATGCTCCAAGATCTTCTTGATCGTTACTCCCATCCGATCATTCGGTTGGATGCAGCTTCTATCGATAGGGGATGGGTGGATCATGTTGCCCGGTTGTCATTTGTAGACTCGGTCAATGTTACAGGGAGAAGCATGAGCATTCTGCTTGAAGATCCGGTTCGCGATAAGGGAAGACTCTTGCAGGAAGCATTGGACCACTCGGTGGATATCCGTAAATTCGAATTGGGCAGGGATTCCCTGGAAGAGATCTTTATAAGGATGGTGACGAAACCATGA
- a CDS encoding GNAT family N-acetyltransferase, whose amino-acid sequence MIRNAQMKDYGSLTVLMGYLGYPATSEQMHARLERIVEKEDHYTLVAELDGRVVGMIGFHTGYLYTQDEMYARVIALVVDPSIRNKGIGGELLKEAETLAKSLGATGMGLNSGNRTEREDAHRFYERVGYTAKSTGFVKSLHS is encoded by the coding sequence ATGATACGGAATGCACAGATGAAAGATTACGGGAGTCTCACGGTTTTGATGGGATATCTCGGCTATCCCGCTACATCAGAACAGATGCATGCGAGGCTTGAAAGAATCGTAGAAAAAGAGGATCACTATACACTGGTGGCGGAACTCGACGGCAGGGTCGTGGGAATGATCGGCTTCCATACGGGTTATCTGTACACTCAAGATGAGATGTATGCGAGGGTCATCGCCCTAGTGGTGGATCCATCGATCAGGAACAAAGGCATCGGCGGGGAGCTGCTGAAAGAAGCGGAAACCCTGGCGAAAAGCCTGGGGGCAACCGGCATGGGACTGAACAGCGGGAACCGCACGGAGCGTGAAGACGCCCACCGGTTCTATGAACGAGTGGGGTATACGGCAAAGAGCACAGGGTTTGTGAAGAGCCTTCACTCATGA
- a CDS encoding GNAT family N-acetyltransferase, translating to MNITSQWNQEERDLIRSRVIEYNGDRLLDEVKHPVKQVGFMLKDDDGIVFGGITGTIFWYHLHIDFLWVDERLRGNGYGQDLLRQMEEAAKENRCRLIQLDSFSFQAPHFYQKLGYTVAGVVESHPTPEHQQYYLVKRLD from the coding sequence ATGAATATCACATCACAATGGAACCAGGAGGAACGCGACCTGATACGAAGCAGGGTGATCGAATACAATGGGGACAGGCTCCTGGATGAAGTCAAGCATCCTGTGAAGCAGGTGGGCTTCATGCTCAAAGATGATGACGGAATTGTCTTCGGCGGGATCACCGGTACGATCTTCTGGTACCATCTGCATATTGATTTCCTTTGGGTGGATGAAAGACTCAGGGGGAATGGGTATGGTCAGGATCTGCTACGTCAAATGGAAGAGGCTGCAAAGGAAAACCGCTGCAGGCTCATCCAGCTTGATTCGTTCAGCTTTCAGGCCCCGCACTTTTATCAAAAGCTTGGGTACACTGTTGCAGGTGTGGTGGAATCACATCCGACCCCGGAACACCAGCAGTATTACCTTGTCAAAAGGCTGGACTGA
- a CDS encoding DoxX family protein: protein MGTVAMVLQILLGAGFLMFGWMKFTSKQMVDEFHRYRMPVWFRIFTGVVEVLTAVLLISGLWNETCAAVGALLAAVTMVGAIFTHLIRVKDPVAKSGMPFLLLILSLIVLYLNRGGLGL from the coding sequence ATGGGTACGGTTGCCATGGTCCTTCAGATTTTACTTGGTGCAGGCTTTCTCATGTTCGGCTGGATGAAGTTCACCTCGAAACAGATGGTGGATGAATTCCATCGTTACCGGATGCCGGTGTGGTTCCGGATCTTTACAGGAGTGGTGGAGGTCTTAACAGCAGTTCTGCTGATTTCAGGTCTCTGGAATGAAACCTGTGCGGCTGTCGGCGCACTGCTCGCTGCCGTGACGATGGTCGGGGCGATCTTCACTCATCTGATCCGTGTGAAGGATCCGGTTGCCAAGTCGGGGATGCCCTTCCTTTTGTTGATCCTGAGCTTGATCGTCCTCTACTTGAACAGGGGAGGATTGGGCCTTTAA
- a CDS encoding DUF1836 domain-containing protein yields METYKLTRKNMADLLMALSGQISRSPQEVLMEAWGTCDPSQGMPPILVKVLDSPVGNTGFSLNEIVSLGNQIEFTNFPQSTVQNWVKRDVRELIGSPLHGKKYTTAQAAMLFIVEDLKGSLDFESIRGVLTLVFNNIEDRHDDIINPIELYSAYASVFDRIHHHALPTATTTGDTSVNEAIDQFIQEECRSLLPGLHDVTEEDLTVVWNVLIVAAMTVQSAYYQATAKNYVQTALQLRRTQ; encoded by the coding sequence GTGGAGACCTACAAACTTACACGAAAAAACATGGCCGATCTTCTCATGGCCCTATCAGGACAGATCTCCCGCAGTCCGCAGGAAGTGCTCATGGAAGCCTGGGGGACATGTGACCCTTCACAGGGAATGCCGCCCATACTGGTTAAGGTCCTCGACTCCCCCGTCGGGAATACAGGATTCTCCCTGAATGAGATCGTGTCCCTGGGGAACCAGATCGAATTCACCAACTTCCCGCAAAGCACCGTACAGAACTGGGTGAAGCGGGATGTAAGGGAACTCATCGGTTCCCCACTCCACGGGAAAAAATATACGACGGCCCAGGCAGCCATGCTCTTCATCGTCGAAGACCTGAAAGGATCCCTTGATTTCGAGTCCATACGCGGGGTCCTTACCCTTGTGTTCAATAATATAGAAGACCGCCATGATGACATCATCAATCCGATCGAACTTTACAGCGCCTACGCTTCTGTATTCGATCGCATCCACCATCATGCCCTCCCCACGGCGACCACCACCGGCGACACGTCCGTGAATGAAGCGATCGACCAGTTCATCCAGGAAGAGTGCAGGAGCCTGTTACCCGGACTGCACGATGTGACAGAAGAAGATTTGACCGTCGTCTGGAACGTGCTGATCGTAGCCGCCATGACCGTCCAGTCTGCCTACTATCAAGCCACTGCCAAGAACTATGTCCAAACCGCCCTGCAGCTTCGCCGTACACAGTAA
- the htpX gene encoding protease HtpX yields the protein MGKRIFYFLLTNVLVLLTISIIFSLTGAGRYINADGSLNLVALLIFSAIIGFTGSFISLAMSRWMAKRMMNVRVLDPNGALTADEQSVVEKVHRLSRAAGLTHMPEVGIYDSPEVNAFATGPSKKKSLVAVSTGLLYEMDDDAVEGVIAHEVAHVANGDMVTMTLLQGVVNTFVVFLSRIAAWIATRFVKEELAPIVHFIAVVVFQIVFSILGSLVVFAYSRHREFHADRGGADLAGKDKMVHALRMLKDYTGRMKGNDDTAIATLKINNKKKSSIFSTHPDLDVRISRLEGK from the coding sequence ATGGGTAAACGCATATTTTATTTTCTGTTGACGAACGTACTCGTCCTTCTGACCATCAGTATCATTTTTTCACTGACTGGTGCAGGGCGCTACATCAATGCTGATGGCAGTCTTAATCTGGTTGCGCTGCTGATCTTCAGTGCGATCATCGGTTTTACCGGTTCATTCATTTCACTTGCCATGTCCCGTTGGATGGCGAAACGCATGATGAATGTCCGTGTCCTCGACCCGAATGGGGCTTTGACGGCGGATGAGCAGAGTGTCGTGGAAAAGGTCCACCGCCTTTCAAGGGCTGCAGGTCTTACGCATATGCCGGAAGTAGGAATCTACGATTCACCTGAAGTGAATGCGTTCGCGACAGGTCCTTCCAAGAAGAAATCACTTGTGGCCGTATCGACCGGCCTCCTTTACGAAATGGATGACGATGCCGTTGAAGGTGTCATCGCCCATGAGGTTGCCCACGTGGCAAACGGTGATATGGTGACAATGACCCTCCTGCAGGGTGTGGTCAATACCTTTGTGGTGTTCCTGTCCCGTATCGCTGCCTGGATCGCTACACGTTTTGTAAAAGAAGAACTTGCGCCGATTGTCCACTTCATCGCCGTGGTTGTCTTCCAGATCGTGTTCTCCATCCTTGGAAGCCTTGTTGTATTCGCGTATTCCCGTCACCGTGAATTCCACGCTGACCGCGGCGGAGCGGATCTTGCAGGTAAGGATAAGATGGTTCATGCCCTCCGCATGCTGAAGGATTATACTGGACGCATGAAGGGTAACGATGATACAGCCATCGCCACGTTGAAGATCAATAATAAGAAAAAGTCTTCCATCTTCTCGACTCACCCGGATCTTGATGTCCGCATCAGTCGCCTGGAAGGCAAATAA
- a CDS encoding protein adenylyltransferase SelO, whose protein sequence is MTNQSGWKLENTYEGLSPFFYSSMKPVPVENPEWVLFNEELATSLGITDQDVAVYAGNRVPEGGHPLSQAYGGHQFGYFNRLGDGRAVLLGEQVTPEGTRVDIQLKGAGRTPYSRGGDGRAALGPMLREYVISEAMHALGIPTTRSLAVVKTGEDIVRDRILEGAVLTRVASSHIRVGTFQLAAKAGSLEDLRSLADYTIDRHYPGVKGTDQPYLSLLEQVMDAQASLIAKWQLVGFIHGVMNTDNMAISGETIDYGPCAFMDAFNPETVFSSIDEQGRYAYGNQPPIAGWNVARFAESLLPLLDENEEKAVELAQETISTYPALYHSYWLDGMRSKLGLFHPHESDQKLVEDLLAMMGNRGADYTNTFLDLTHDREERNPLAGTVEFAQWQERWEERLDEQPESEAEARKLMRDHNPAVIPRNHQVERALDAAVEDGDLSVLTTLLHVLKTPYDHEGSPGAYQQPQDPEDGPYRTFCGT, encoded by the coding sequence ATGACAAATCAGTCAGGCTGGAAACTAGAGAATACGTATGAAGGGTTGTCACCATTCTTCTACTCGTCGATGAAACCCGTTCCCGTAGAAAATCCTGAATGGGTCCTCTTTAATGAAGAGCTCGCCACATCCCTTGGCATCACGGATCAGGATGTGGCCGTCTATGCAGGGAACCGTGTGCCGGAGGGGGGGCACCCCCTTTCCCAGGCTTATGGAGGTCATCAGTTCGGATATTTTAACAGGCTGGGTGATGGTCGTGCCGTCCTCCTGGGTGAACAAGTGACTCCTGAGGGGACCCGGGTGGACATACAGCTCAAAGGCGCGGGTCGCACCCCGTATTCACGCGGAGGAGATGGGAGGGCAGCGCTTGGGCCCATGCTTCGTGAATATGTGATCAGTGAAGCGATGCACGCCCTTGGCATCCCCACCACCCGGAGCCTTGCCGTCGTCAAGACGGGAGAGGACATCGTCAGGGATCGTATCCTTGAGGGAGCAGTGCTCACAAGGGTCGCGTCCAGCCATATCCGGGTGGGGACCTTCCAGTTGGCCGCAAAAGCAGGGAGCCTGGAAGACTTGCGATCCCTCGCGGATTATACGATCGACAGACATTATCCGGGTGTGAAGGGGACAGACCAGCCTTATCTTTCCCTCCTTGAACAGGTGATGGACGCTCAGGCATCACTGATTGCCAAGTGGCAGCTTGTAGGGTTCATCCACGGGGTCATGAATACGGATAATATGGCGATTAGTGGAGAAACCATCGACTATGGTCCATGTGCGTTCATGGATGCATTCAATCCTGAAACGGTCTTCAGCTCCATTGATGAACAGGGGCGCTACGCATATGGAAATCAGCCCCCGATCGCAGGATGGAATGTAGCCCGCTTCGCCGAAAGCCTGTTGCCTCTCCTTGATGAGAATGAGGAAAAGGCGGTTGAGCTTGCACAGGAGACGATTTCCACTTATCCTGCCCTCTATCATTCGTACTGGCTGGACGGAATGAGGTCGAAGCTCGGCTTGTTCCATCCCCATGAATCGGACCAAAAGCTTGTGGAAGATCTTCTGGCGATGATGGGGAATCGCGGGGCCGACTACACGAATACCTTTCTTGACCTGACCCATGACAGGGAAGAGAGGAATCCCCTTGCCGGTACGGTCGAATTTGCCCAGTGGCAGGAAAGATGGGAAGAGCGTTTGGATGAACAGCCGGAGTCAGAAGCAGAGGCAAGAAAGCTGATGCGCGACCATAACCCTGCTGTGATCCCGAGGAATCATCAGGTGGAACGGGCGCTTGATGCCGCAGTGGAGGATGGGGACCTTTCCGTTTTGACCACACTCCTTCACGTACTTAAGACGCCATATGACCATGAGGGAAGTCCTGGAGCGTATCAACAACCACAGGATCCGGAGGACGGACCATACCGCACATTTTGTGGGACCTGA
- the thiM gene encoding hydroxyethylthiazole kinase yields the protein MGMLELVEKLRTDRPLVHNITNVVVTNFTANGLLALGASPVMAYAEEEVEEMAGIADALLLNIGTLSSGIVRSMILAGKAANRKGIPVVLDPVGAGATSFRTEMTALILKEVDVSIIRGNAGEIASVLGESWIMRGVDSGVGDGDRTALAVKASREFACIVILTGEVDVVTDGSTVYRIRNGHPIMTQVTGTGCLLSSVAAAFAAVGHDPLQSAVAAVACYGVAAEKAERHSNGPGSFCAAFLDELSRLQPDDEKDFKVEKGKA from the coding sequence ATGGGAATGCTTGAACTAGTAGAGAAGCTGCGAACAGACCGACCGCTTGTCCACAACATCACCAATGTGGTGGTGACCAATTTTACTGCAAATGGTCTTCTGGCCCTTGGGGCATCGCCTGTGATGGCGTATGCAGAAGAGGAAGTTGAAGAAATGGCCGGTATTGCCGATGCGCTCCTTTTGAATATCGGGACCCTTTCTTCGGGGATAGTGAGGTCCATGATCCTGGCTGGAAAAGCGGCGAATAGGAAAGGGATTCCTGTGGTTCTCGATCCAGTCGGTGCGGGAGCCACGAGCTTCCGTACCGAGATGACGGCCCTCATCCTTAAGGAGGTTGATGTGTCCATCATCAGGGGGAATGCGGGAGAAATTGCTTCAGTCCTTGGGGAGAGTTGGATCATGAGAGGGGTCGACTCCGGAGTCGGGGATGGCGACCGTACGGCCTTGGCCGTAAAGGCGTCCCGAGAATTCGCCTGCATCGTCATCCTGACGGGTGAGGTGGATGTCGTGACAGATGGATCCACTGTGTATCGTATACGGAACGGTCATCCGATCATGACCCAAGTGACGGGGACCGGATGTTTATTATCTTCCGTGGCCGCAGCTTTTGCAGCCGTGGGGCACGATCCGTTGCAGAGTGCTGTCGCAGCTGTTGCCTGCTACGGGGTTGCAGCTGAAAAGGCAGAGCGACACTCAAACGGACCGGGTAGCTTCTGCGCTGCATTCCTTGATGAGCTGTCCCGACTTCAGCCAGACGATGAAAAAGACTTCAAGGTGGAAAAGGGGAAAGCGTGA
- the thiE gene encoding thiamine phosphate synthase, with the protein MEKRTSAIKKALKVYFIMGSTNCHGDPVNVLEEAIRGGITLFQFREKGHGALSGTQKKELATELQQICRQANIPFIVNDDIDLAVEIDADGVHVGQEDQAASIVRQRLGGDKWVGVSAHTIEEAERAIKDGADYLGLGPIYPTSSKDDAESVKGTAIIREFREHGFSIPLVGIGGITAANAADVVNAGADGVSVISAISSADNVKDAAIQLEQAVHSGSAKG; encoded by the coding sequence ATGGAAAAGAGGACATCTGCAATCAAAAAAGCACTGAAGGTGTATTTCATCATGGGAAGCACCAACTGTCACGGAGATCCCGTGAACGTCCTTGAAGAAGCCATCCGCGGTGGAATCACCCTCTTCCAGTTCCGTGAGAAAGGGCATGGGGCCCTGTCGGGTACACAAAAGAAGGAGCTTGCCACAGAACTCCAACAGATATGCCGACAGGCGAACATCCCCTTTATCGTCAATGATGATATCGACCTGGCTGTGGAGATCGATGCAGACGGAGTCCATGTCGGGCAGGAGGATCAAGCGGCCTCCATTGTCCGGCAGCGGCTCGGTGGTGACAAATGGGTCGGCGTTTCTGCCCACACAATCGAGGAAGCCGAGCGTGCGATCAAGGATGGTGCTGATTATCTCGGCCTGGGCCCAATCTACCCGACAAGCTCAAAGGACGACGCAGAGAGCGTAAAGGGAACCGCGATCATCCGGGAATTCAGAGAGCATGGTTTCTCTATTCCCCTCGTTGGCATCGGCGGGATCACGGCAGCCAATGCGGCTGATGTGGTGAACGCAGGTGCGGATGGAGTGTCGGTCATATCGGCCATTTCCAGCGCTGATAATGTGAAGGATGCTGCTATTCAACTAGAGCAGGCCGTTCATTCCGGAAGTGCAAAAGGATAA
- a CDS encoding site-specific integrase, producing the protein MEYVDPIRDIENINAIKDILRTQSQRDLLLFVFGINTGIRISDLLSLKIADVWEEGKGKEFLCLKDSKSEEEGAFYLNGKIQEELQAYLSPLDYSPDDFLFKSKKHAQAITRQQAYRIINKAAKEVGIPGKIGTHTLRKTFGYHAYRKGIAISILMKTFHHHSSSETLRYIGIHQDELRLVKVDVNL; encoded by the coding sequence ATGGAATATGTCGATCCCATAAGGGATATTGAAAACATCAATGCCATCAAGGATATCCTGCGAACGCAGTCCCAGCGGGATTTGCTTCTGTTCGTGTTCGGGATCAATACAGGAATACGGATCAGTGATCTCCTTTCATTGAAGATCGCGGACGTCTGGGAAGAGGGGAAAGGGAAGGAGTTTTTATGTCTAAAAGACTCTAAAAGTGAAGAGGAGGGTGCTTTCTATCTGAACGGAAAGATTCAGGAAGAACTTCAGGCTTATCTCAGCCCCCTAGACTATTCACCTGATGATTTTCTTTTTAAGTCTAAGAAGCATGCTCAGGCCATAACCAGACAGCAGGCCTATCGCATCATAAACAAGGCTGCGAAAGAAGTGGGTATACCAGGGAAAATCGGAACCCATACGTTGAGGAAAACATTCGGGTATCATGCCTACAGGAAAGGGATCGCCATTTCCATCCTCATGAAAACCTTCCATCATCATTCTTCCTCTGAAACCTTAAGGTATATCGGGATCCATCAGGACGAACTCCGCTTGGTGAAAGTGGATGTCAATCTGTAA